The genomic window GGATATTTTGTAAACCTGGGGATAGGTATTCCTACGCTTGTTGCTAATTACATTCCGGAAGGTATTGCGGTAGAGTTTCAAAGTGAAAATGGGGTTTTAGGAATGGGTCCTTTTCCGATAGATGGAGAAGAAGATGCAGATATTATAAATGCCGGCAAACAAACCATTACTACCTTGCCCGGTGCTTCTTTTTTTGACTCTGCCACTAGCTTTGCTATGATTCGCGGTAAACATGTAGATTTAACTATTTTAGGCGCCATGGAAGTTGCAGAAAACGGGGATATTGCTAATTGGAAAATCCCCGGAAAGATGGTAAAAGGGATGGGTGGTGCTATGGACTTAGTTGCCAGTGCCGATCAAATTATTGTAGCAATGATGCATACCAATCGGGCAGGAGCTTCAAAATTATTAAAGGAATGTACGCTACCTCTAACCGGAGTTAGTTGTGTAAAAAAAATTGTTACTAATCTGGCAGTTTTAGAAATTACGCCTAAAGGATTTTTACTTTTAGAAAGAGCCCCAGGGGTATCTGTAGAAGAAATAAAAAATGCTACGGAAGGAAATATTTATTACGATAAGGAGGTTCCGGAAATGGACTTGTTATAATTCGAGTTTCTTTGAGTTTTAGAATTGAAATTTAACTACGGGTATTTATTACATCGAGGCTTGGTTTAATTATACAATATATCACAGTCTGTAGAAAAGTAAAAAGTTCCGATTTAATAACTATCTAAACTTAACAACATCATTTTAACTTTTAATTAAGAAAACAAACAGACAACTTCCTAAACGTTTTTAATAATATTCCCTTTTATAAAAGACACAAATAGCATATCAATTTCACTTATTTTCTGTTTTTCATACTATTTATTACATACATCAAATTGCAAATTCTACTTTTTAATCGACACATAATTTATTTAATCGGACGAATAATAAAAGAATTAAGTTTTCGTTATCATTTATATCGGATGTGTCAATTATTTTATGTAAGAAAAAAATGACTCATTTGAACGGTTTGAGTAGGATTAATCCTATTTTTTATCATAAAAAATCGTTAAATACTTACTTTTTGTTAAAATTTTGTGTATTTAATCGATTTAATAGGTATTTTATCTTAAAACAGAACATTTTTTTAGATATTTACCATAAGAAAATAGACAAATAGAAAATTAAAATATATAATCAATTAGAAATACTCCCCCTTTAAAATGAAAGAAAAAGTAAATAAAATTCAACGATCTGTTAAACCTACTATGGAATTAATTTCTAATGTTGTATACCTTGCAAAGAAGGTGTTTTTATTAATGTAATTACATTACAACATTACAAATTATTAAACCTGTTTCTATCAAACAGGTTTTATTGTTAAAAACATTCGTTACTTACTTCTTCAAATATCCAATGCTTTTTCTTTGTAGTACTACTAATTTAGCTTTTAGAAACAAAAAAACCATTCCTTGTAAATAAAGATATTATATGTTTCTAAAAGAATTTGAAATACGATGGAATGACCTGGATGCTAATCGTCATTTAGCTAATAAAGCTTACATAGAATATGCCGCACATACACGAATGTCTTTTTTAAATCAAGCGGGCTTTAATCAACAGTCTTTAGCGAAGTACAACATAGGACCGGTTATTTTTTACGAGCATATTTACTATTTTAAAGAAGTATTTGCCGGTAAACCCATAAAAGTGTCCTTGGAATTAACCGGGTTAAGTGAAGACGGATTGTTCTTTGAATTTACCCATAATTATTATGATCATAACGGACAGAATTTCGCAACTTACGAAATGATGGGAGGTTGGATTGATTTAAAAGAAAGAAAACTAACTGGCTTACCTGAAAATTTTTCTGATTTATTACAAACTTTAGATAAGAGTACAAACTTTAGGGTATTAACTAAAGAAGATACCCGAAAGCATATGAAAAAGCCAATGCCTTTGTCCTAATTAACTTTTAATAGTTAAAGGGGAATATTGTAAATTTAGTGTTATTGTAGTGCTTCTTTTGCTGCTGCTACTGTTTTCTTACTATTTCCAGCAAAAATTTGGTCGTTTATTACAAGAATAGGACGTTTTAAAAAAGTATAGTGTTCCAGAATATAATTTCTATAATCAGTCTCACTTAATTGCTGTTCGTGCAGTCCTTTCTCGCGGTACAGTTTGGATCTTCGATTAAAAAGGGATTCATAAGATCCGGTAAGTTGGTATAAGGTTTCCAGGTCATCTTCAGAAATAGGTTTATCTTTTACATTTTGTTGCTCTATATCTGCAGGTAAATCTAATTCTGATAGAATACGTTTACAAGTATCACAGGTCTTCAAATAAAAAAACTTCTTCATCCGTGTATTTTTCACAAAGAAATTCAATTCCTGTATAATAATCGATATTTTCGCTAAAAATTATACAACATGCAACATCCTCTTGAAATAACTCGTACCAGTCGAAGATTTTTACAAAATTTTTTAGAAAACCATTCTTTAGAAGAATTAAATAAGGTACCTCCCGGTTTTAAAAATAACATCATTTGGAATATAGCCCATGTGGTAGTTACTCAGCAAGTGCTTATGTATAAATTAAGCGGATTACCCCTTCAGGTTAGTGATGATATGGAAGCTACCTACCAGAAAGGTACTAAGACAGAACGCCCGGCTACCCAAGAAGAAGTGAGTTTAATTAAAGAATTACTTTTTACCACAATAGATCAAACAGAAAACGATTTAAATAATGGTGTATTCAAAAATTTTAATGAGTATCCGACAAGCACCGGATTTGATTTGAAATCCATTGAAGACGCTTTACATTTTAATAATTTTCATGAAGGTTTGCATATTGGATATATTCTGGCCCTACGAAAAAGTTTATAATTTCAAGAAAATATGTGAACCGAAGGGATTACTCGATGATATCCACTTTTAGCTGATCCTTTAGCTGAGATAGAGGTACTTTCAATAAGGTATTACTGGAAACGTACGGATTGATTTCGTAAGTATTGTAATAAAGAAGAAGCGAATCTTTTTCAAAGGCAATATTTTCCGGTAGATAGAATTGGTCGTTTTCAAAATTAAAACCAGTACTATTTATTGACTTTTCAGATGAAATATGGTTTTGAACCCGGAAGGCTTTTTCACATAGTTGAGCGATCTTTTTTGGGTTCTTAAACAATTCATTAATACTCAGTTCCTGCCCCGTTTGTGGGTTAAAGTGGATAAAAGAAACGCCTTCATACCCATGTGCTCCGCCGGTAAAAAGATAATGGTCCATTTCTACCGTTAATAAGTCTACACTTTGATAGTGTACATTACAATCTACCGTAGCCTCATACGTAAAAAGTTCTTCGGAAAACTGAGATTTCATAGTTACATACATATCGTTAAAAGCCAGCATTGCTTCCTCAACCGTTTGGTGTGCACCCTTCTGGTCGGTATCCAGAATATTAATGATGTGTTTTTCAATTTTAGAGTTTATTTTTTCACTATTTTCCAAACCAAATATCCGGATGATACTTATGTCAAGAGTAGCACAGGGCAAAACTGTACAATCCGTATCCGGAAGCTCCAATAATAGCTTCTCCGTATGAAAATCTTCTTTTTTTGAACAGCTTCCTATCAGTAATCCTAGGGTACTTAGTACGACTATTATAAAGAAGTTTTTGATTTTGTTAATCATCTACTAAAGGTAGTTTCCTTTCTTAATTAAAACAAATTTAATCATACTTTTGGGTAGGAACCTAAACACTGGGTTTTTCCTTTTTTTAAATAAGTTATTATGAAATTTAATACAAAAACAATACACGGCGGACAAGAACACGATCCTGCTTATGGTGCGGTTATGCCACCGATATATCAAACGTCCACCTATGCACAAAGCACTCCGGGAGGTCATAAGGGCTATGAGTATAGTCGAACTCATAACCCTACTCGCCATGCCCTTGAGAAATCATTTGCCAGTATCGAAAACGGTACCTACGGATTAGCTTTTGGGTCCGGGCTGGCAGCTATTGATGCAGTAATCAAATTACTAAAGCCGGGTGATGAAGTCATTTCAACTAATGATTTATACGGAGGCACGTATCGGTTGTTTACTAAGATCTTTGAGGATTTTGGGATTAAATTTCATTTTACAGGATTGCAGGAAGCCTCTAATCTGGAAAGTCATATTACCGATAAAACTAAATTGATCTGGGTAGAAACCCCTACTAACCCGATGATGAATATTATCGACATTAAAGCAGTTGCTGAAATATCTAAAAAACACAACGTATTACTTGCTGTTGATAATACCTTTGCCACTCCTTATTTACAACAACCGCTGGATTTAGGGGCGGATATTGTAATGCATAGTGCTACCAAATATCTGGGGGGGCATAGTGATTTGATTATGGGAGCTTTGATAGTCAAAGATAAAGATATTGCCAATAGGTTGTATTTTATCCAAAATGCTAGTGGTGCCGTTTGTGGCCCTCAAGATAGTTTCTTGGCGCTAAGAGGTATTAAAACTTTACATGTACGGATGCAACGGCACTGTGAAAACGGTGAAAAAATTGCAAAATTCTTAAAAGATCATCCGAAAATCGAAAAGGTATATTGGCCCGGATTTGAAGATCATCCTAACCATGAGGTAGCTAAATCACAAATGAAAGCTTACGGAGGTATGATCTCTTTTGTAACCAAAGATAGTAACTACGACGATGCTATTAAGATTATTGAAAACCTAAAAATATTTACCCTGGCAGAAAGTCTGGGAGGCGTAGAAAGTCTGGCAGGGCATCCGGCAAGTATGACGCATGCCTCTATTCCTAAAGAAGAACGTGAAAAAACCGGGGTTGTCGATTCACTAATACGTTTAAGCGTAGGTATTGAAGACGCAGAAGATCTTATAAATGATTTAAAACAAGCAATAGGGTAAAGATGTTATTAAATTGTGAAAATAGTACATAAATTATTGCTAATAGTATACATTTACTTTACAAATAATAACGAATTATACGAATTTTTTAATCTCATCTGCCTATAAAAGAAGTAAGCTGTCGCGGGACTTCTTTTGCTTAACCGATGAAAAAATAATCAGTAATGAAACAGAAAATTGAAACTTTTATGGAAGAGGTTCGTGCCAGAAACGCACATGAACCGGAATTTCTGCAAGCCGTTCAGGAAGTTGCAGATACGGTAATTCCTTATATAGCTTCGCATAAAATTTATAACGGTCAGAATATTTTGCTAAGAATGGTTGAACCGGAACGTGCCGTGATGTTCAGGGTACCCTGGGTAGATGATGATGGTGAGATTCATGTAAACCGCGGGTATCGGATACAGATGAATTCGGCGATTGGGCCATATAAAGGGGGATTGCGATTTCATCCCTCAGTAAATTTAAGTATTTTAAAATTCCTTGCTTTTGAACAGGTGTTTAAAAACAGTTTGACCACCTTACCCATGGGGGGAGGCAAAGGAGGTGCAGATTTTAATCCTAAAGGAAAATCTGATGATGAAATTATGCGTTTTTGTCATAGTTTTATGAGTGAATTATTTAGGCATATTGGGCCTAACACGGATATCCCTGCCGGAGATATTGGAGTAGGTGGTAGAGAAATCGGGTATCTTTTTGGGATGTATCGTAAGATTAAAAATGAATTTTCAGGAGTACTTACCGGTAAAGGTTTAACCTGGGGTGGTTCGCAAATCCGACCGGAAGCTACCGGATATGGATGTGTGTATTTTGCTCAAAGTATGCTAAATATCCGAAAAGATGACTTTACAGGTAAGATCGTAACTGTTTCAGGTTCCGGAAACGTGGCGCAATTTGCTACGGAAAAAGCAATTCATCTGGGTGCCAAAGTAGTTACCCTATCAGATTCCGGTGGTTATATTTATGATAAAGACGGGATAGACGAAGAAAAGCTGGAATATGTAATGGAACTTAAGAATGTAAAAAGAGGACGTATCAAGGAATATGTTACCAAGTATCCAAACGCTAAATACCATGCAAAAAAACGACCTTGGGGTGAAAAATGTGATATTGCACTACCTTGTGCAACTCAAAATGAATTGGACGGAAAAGATGCCGAACAACTTTTAAATAACGGTTGCTTTGTAGTAAGTGAAGGAGCTAATATGCCTTGTACCCCAGAAGCTATAGCCGCTTTTCATCATAAAAAAATCCTATTTGCTCCTGGTAAAGCTTCAAATGCGGGAGGTGTAGCAACGTCCGGACTGGAAATGTCTCAAAACTCCTTACGACTAAGTTGGACTGCAGAGGAGGTTGATAAAAAATTACATGAAATCATGAATGATATTCATGAAAAATGTGTGCAATATGGTACTAAAGAAGATGGATATGTCGATTACGTCACCGGGGCAAATATAGCCGGTTTTGTAAAAGTAGCAGATGCCATGCTGGCTCAAGGTGTGGTTTAATCATGCAGTTTAGAGGTTTGGCTAACGTTCTTTCTATATTATAATTAGAGGTTAGCCAAACTTTTTAGCACAATATTTACTATTTTAGCGGGTTATGAATACCAAGCATTATTGTGCCATGAAGTTTTTTTATACTTTTTTGTTCTTCCTGTTTTCCTTTTGGTGTTCTGCACAGGATTTTAGCGCTCAATGGATTGATCATTATTCTTACTTTTCAATAAAAGACCTTCATATTTCTGAAAATAAGGTTTATGCAGCCACGGACAATGCCTTGTTTATCTTTGATAATGAAACAAATACTTCTCAACGATTTTCAACCATACAAGGATTATCCGGATCGGATATAACTACGGTATATCATAGTAGTGCTTTTAACATTACAGCAATTGGTTATCAGAATGGTTTCTTAGAATTTATAACTCCTGATCAGAAGGTTCGGACTTTTGTAGATATTTTTGATAAAGCTACCATACCGCCGGATGATAAAAAGATTAATAGCTTTTACGAATCCGGAAATGAGTTATTGATAGCAACCGGATTTGGGATTGTATCTTTTAATCTGGAAAACATAGAATTCGGAGATACCTTTTTTATAGGTGCCGGTGGTAGTCAGATTGATGTTTCTGCAACTACTATTGTAAATAATACTATTTATGCCAGTACGGTTAATGGCTTATTAACGGCTCCGGCAAACGATTCCAATCTTATTGATTTTAACCGTTGGAGTGTAGCTAACCCTTCGGTTTTCAGAGGAATTATAGATGCAGGAGATAATCTGATCGTCTGGAGTAGTGCGGGAGTTTTTAGGGTTCAGGGAAACACAACGGTTCCCATACTAACTATCCCTAATGTCATATCCGTAACTTCATCTAATAATCAATTAACGCTTATTACCCCTAATACTTCGATTATACTCGATCAAAATTTTAAAGAAGTTACCAGGGTAGTTAGTAACGACACAAATACTTTTATTGCAACGGCTGCCAGTACTTTGGATAACACGTTGTTTTTAGGAACTTCTGAACTGGGATTGTTAAAGATTCCTATTAATAATATTATGCAAAGAGAAGTAATATCTCCTTCCGGACCTTTACATAATGACCCTTTCAGCGTTTCGGTTTTAGATAATAACGCGTGGGTAGTTTACGGAAGATATGATTTGTTTTTTAATCCTTTTCCCAAGGTAAATAAGGGGATTAGCAGGTTTAATAACGGAGAATGGCAAAATATATCCAGAGATGATATTTTAGGTTTTAGTTCGTTGACCCGGGTAGCCATTAATCCTAATAATCCCGAACAGGTATTTGTTACCAGTTTTTCTGATGGTTTGTTAGAGGTGAGAAATAACGAAGTAGTCGCATCTTATGATCCGGCAAATAGTGATATAGACAATTTTGATTTAGCCGGAGAGAATGTAGCCTGGCTTAACGGACCTGTTTTTGATGATGCGGGTAATTTATGGTTCAACAATTCCAGAGTTGATCTGCCTTTAAATAGGTTAAACCTGGAAACTAATGAGGTAACTACTTTTAATAGCATAACCGGACTATTACCGGATTTTAGTGATGGTTATACGGATACGGTTATAGATGATGAAGGTAATGTATATTTTGCCGGGGGAACTATTGGTATTATAGGGTTCAATCCTAACACGGAAGCCACAGTGACCATAGATGAAGAAAACGGATTGCCTAGCGATTATGTTTCTACCCTGGCTATTGACCGGGATGATCAAATGTGGATAGGTACCTTTTTAGGACTAAGGGTATTGTCTGATCCTTCAGAAGCTTTAAATAACGGAAACCTTAACCTGGATCGTATTGTTATTGAAGACGATGAAGGAGTAGGTCAGGAATTACTATTTGATATAACTATCACGGATATAGAAGTAGATGGTTCAAATAACAAGTGGGTTGCGACGAGTTCTTCCGGGGCTTTTTACTTTTCTCCGGACGGACAGGAAACTATTGCACAGTTTACCACGGACAATTCACCACTACCTTCTGATAATATATTAGATATTGCTGTAGATGATTCCACTGGTATCGTATATTTTGCTACGGAAAAAGGTTTAATTGCCTTAAAAGGCACAGCAACCGGTCCCGAAGATAATTTAACCGAAGTTATTGCTTTTCCTAATCCGGTACGTCCACAATATGATGGTAATGTTACTATCCGAGGCCTGACCGAAGACTCAAACGTTAAGATTACGGATATTGAGGGCAACCTGGTTTTTGAAGAAACTAGTGAGGGAGGTAGCTTACAATGGGATACTCGAGCCTTTGGCAGACATAAAGTAGCTTCCGGAGTATATCTGATATTAGTAACAGGAAATGATAGTGGTGAAACCACAGTTTTTAAATTATTGATTGTAAGGTAGCTTTTATGATCATCACTTCAGAAGCTATTGTTATTTCTTCTTTAAAATACGGAGATAGTCATCTGATCGTACATCTGTATACAGAAGCTTCCGGACTGCGTTCTTATCTAATCAGGGGAGTATTAAAATCAAAAAAAGGAAGAATGCGGGCTTCTTTATTTCAACCTTTAACCATCCTTGATATTGTTGCTTCGCATAAGGATAAAGGTAATCTGGAACGGCTCAGGGAAGCTAAAATAGGCATGCCTTACAAAACAATTCATACGGACTTTATCAAGAATTCAATCGTATTTTTTATAGCTGAAATTATTAAAAATTCAGTAAAGGAAGAAGAATCAAACCCAAGTCTTTTTAATTATATAAAGACTTCTTTAACCTGGCTAGATGTTCATCATGAAGTTGCTAATTTTCATGTTACTTTTACTGTTAAACTAACGCAATACCTTGGTTTTTATCCGGATACATCTACAAAAAAAACGGAGTACTTTAACTTAATGACTGGTAATTTTCAAGATACTTATGAAAGTGGGCATACCAGAAGGGGCGAAGCTATTGAGGCTTTTAAATTGTTTTTAGGCACAAACTTTGATGATTGCAATAGGATAAAGTTAACCCGTGCCATGAGAAATGAAATTCTGGAAGTAATGCTGCTATATTTTGAGTTACATTTGCACGGTTTTAAAAAACCAAAATCCTTGCAGGTGCTTAACGAAATCTTTAAATAAAGAATGCGAATATTCTATTTAGTTATATTTCTGATCTTCTTTATTTTTAAAGGTACTTCACAACAAATTACCGTATTGGGATTTGATGATCGACAACCGATCCCGGGGGTAGCTATTTTCACTTTGAACAAAGGTAAAAGTACCATTACTGATTTTGATGGAAAGGCAAACCTCCACATGTTTAAAGACAGCGATATTATTTATTTTTCGCACGTTTCCTTTTTACAAAAGAATGTTTTAAAATCAGATATTTTGAGTCAGGGTGGATTGGTTTATCTTAGTCCGGATAGCAATCAATTGTCAGAAGTACTTATTTCGGTAGCTAAATGGAAACAGGATAAAAAAGACATTTCGCAAAAGGTAGTAAGCATTTCCTCTGAGGAGGCACAATTAAGTACCCCACAAACCACGGCAGATGTATTACAGAATAGCGGACAGGTGTTTATTCAAAAAAGTCAGTTGGGGGGTGGGAGTCCGATCATCAGAGGATTTTCTACAAATCGATTACTAATAACGGTTGACGGCGTCCGGATGAATACCGCAATTTTCAGAGGAGGAAACGTACAGAATATCATTTCTATTGATCCTTTTAGCATTGCCAGAACAGAAGTAATCCTGGGGCCGGGATCAGTTGTTTATGGTAGTGATGCCATAGGTGGAGTGATGAACTTTTACACTAAACAACCTGCTTTTAAGATTAAAGGAAAAAATGCCATAAGTGGAGAAGCTATTCTTAGATATGCATCTGCTTCAAACGAAAAAACCGGTCATGTCAATGTAAATTACGGCAGAGATCAGTGGGCTTTTTTAACCAGTGTTAGTTATAGTGATTTTGATGATTTAAAAATGGGAAGTCAAGGGCCGGAGGAATATATAAGAAACCGTTTTGTAGTTTCTAATAATGGAACGGATCAATTAGTCGATAATAATAACCCTAACCTTCAGGTGGGTACCGGATATAGCCAAATTAATTTTTTGCAAAAAATTAAGTACACTCCTAATGAAAACTGGGATTATAATCTAGGATTGACCTATACCACTACTTCTGATGTTCCTAGGTATGACCGGTTGATTAGACCCCAGGGAGATAGCCTTAGGTCCGCAGAATGGTTTTATGGTCCGCAGGAGTGGGGAGTGGCTAATTTACAGATCAATTATAAAAAACCATCCAAGTTTTTTGACCGTTTTAAAATCACTACGGCTTACCAATTATTTAAAGAAAGTAGAAATGACCGGGACTTTGGCTCGGTTATTTTAGAAAGAACTAAAGAAAAAGTTGATGCATATTCTATAAACCTGGATTGGTCTAAAGATTTAGGGAAGAAGACCAATGTGTATTACGGGCTGGAATATATTTTAAATAAAGTAAATTCTGAAGGAAGCATTTTACAGATCGATACGCGCTTAGAACAGCCCGCACAATCCAGGTACCCCGATGGTGCTACCTGGCAATCGGTTGCAGGTTATGCCTCTGTTAAACACAGCTGGAATAAATACCTTCGTTTTCAGGGAGGGCTTCGTTACAATCGGGTTGTTTTGCGTTCTCAGTTTGACAACCGTTTCATTAATTTTGAATTTACCGAAAAAAATCTGGATACGGATGCATTAACTGGTACGGCCGGATTAAGTTACTTACCTAATGATTACCTGCAATTTAAAGTAAATTTTTCCACGGCATTCCGGGCTCCTAATATTGACGATGTAGGTAAAATCTTTGACTCGGAACCAGGATCTGTAGTAGTTCCTAATAAAGATTTAAAATCAGAAAGAGCCTATAACGGGGATATCGGATTTATTTTGACACCTTCTAAAAAGTTTAGTTTTGATGCTACTTTATTTTATACCATGCTTGACGATGCGCTGGTACGAAGGAACTTTACTTTTAACGGACAATCCATGATAGAATTTGGCGAAAACAATGAGTTAAGTCAGGTACAAGCAATACAAAATGCAGCTAAGGCAACTATTTTTGGTTTTGAAACCGGTTTTAGTCTCGATTTTTTAAAGAATGCCACCCTTACTTCCAGGTATACATATACCGGGGGTAGTGAGGAATTAGACGACGGATCGATTGCCCCGGTTCGGCATGTTGCCCCACAATTTGGAACGACTAATCTAACCTATACTAAGGATAAATGGCTTTTTACGGTAAATAGTCTGTATAACGGGAAGTTTACTTTTAAAGAACTTGCCCCTTCCGAACGAAACAAAGCATATCTTTACGCGATAGATGGACAAGGTAATCCGTACAGTCCTTCCTGGTATACGCTGAATATACGATCTCAATATCAATTTACTAAGAAGTTACAGGGAACTTTTTCTGTAGAAAACCTAACGGATCAGCGTTATCGCCCTTATTCATCAGGTATTGCCGGCCCGGGACTGAACTTTATTATGGCAGTAAGGTATACTTTATAGATACTTTTTAATTAGGCAGATGAAGCTGATATAAAGAATCGTGAACGGCTTTAGATCGGGTGACCTCTTTTACATTTTCATTGGGAATGGCAATGGATAATACGTAATGTTGTATCAACC from Aquimarina sp. ERC-38 includes these protein-coding regions:
- a CDS encoding TonB-dependent receptor translates to MRIFYLVIFLIFFIFKGTSQQITVLGFDDRQPIPGVAIFTLNKGKSTITDFDGKANLHMFKDSDIIYFSHVSFLQKNVLKSDILSQGGLVYLSPDSNQLSEVLISVAKWKQDKKDISQKVVSISSEEAQLSTPQTTADVLQNSGQVFIQKSQLGGGSPIIRGFSTNRLLITVDGVRMNTAIFRGGNVQNIISIDPFSIARTEVILGPGSVVYGSDAIGGVMNFYTKQPAFKIKGKNAISGEAILRYASASNEKTGHVNVNYGRDQWAFLTSVSYSDFDDLKMGSQGPEEYIRNRFVVSNNGTDQLVDNNNPNLQVGTGYSQINFLQKIKYTPNENWDYNLGLTYTTTSDVPRYDRLIRPQGDSLRSAEWFYGPQEWGVANLQINYKKPSKFFDRFKITTAYQLFKESRNDRDFGSVILERTKEKVDAYSINLDWSKDLGKKTNVYYGLEYILNKVNSEGSILQIDTRLEQPAQSRYPDGATWQSVAGYASVKHSWNKYLRFQGGLRYNRVVLRSQFDNRFINFEFTEKNLDTDALTGTAGLSYLPNDYLQFKVNFSTAFRAPNIDDVGKIFDSEPGSVVVPNKDLKSERAYNGDIGFILTPSKKFSFDATLFYTMLDDALVRRNFTFNGQSMIEFGENNELSQVQAIQNAAKATIFGFETGFSLDFLKNATLTSRYTYTGGSEELDDGSIAPVRHVAPQFGTTNLTYTKDKWLFTVNSLYNGKFTFKELAPSERNKAYLYAIDGQGNPYSPSWYTLNIRSQYQFTKKLQGTFSVENLTDQRYRPYSSGIAGPGLNFIMAVRYTL